TGTTTCAGAGAGGTGGAGATGGGTGGTTGTTTTCCAGAGGGGCGGAAATAGGCGGCAGTGGTGTGGTGGTTGTGTTTCACAGGGGTGAACATGggtgttgtggtggcttattaaATTGGGTTTTAATAGTGATAAAAATAAtagataaaatgacaaaaataccccttgACTAACTGAAAAGCATGGATGaggttaagtcagttggaccaaaaatgacaacgatgaaacctttttgaatCTAAATgtaaaaaatgaaacatttgaactaaactgacaaaatactCAAAACACTGGGACCAAAATAGCATTTAACTCTAATAATAAAATACAAACGGATAACTTACTTTATTTTTACTAATAAAATACAACAAAACAAAACCCTAGGTTCCCACTGTAGGAACAAAGAAGATCTCATCTAAGCCGTCAATTTCACCCCATCTCCTTAATCCAACGGCCCATATCACTCTACCCCCGTGCTTATCACTCCCCTACTCTTCTCTTACAAACCCTCACTCAATCCATCTTTCCACACTGAAAATGCCCACAATTACACTATTTTCTCATCTTAAACACCCCAATCCCCAAATAACCCCACTAATTTACTGACAGAGTTAAATTGGAGACAAAAAGAAgcaatttttttgttaaattcaACAACCCAACATGTTCATTCTACTAGATTATTACAAGATGAAGTGGAATTGAACATCACAACCTGTAAAGCTTCAAGCTTGCATTGTTTAAGGTGaaaaagttttgatttttattcCAATTTGGTAGAAAGGGTAGGATGATGACTGATAGCTATTCAAAGATGATGTCGGAAATCGGAATGCGATCAAGCAACGAGGAGTTAGGGTTGCTGAAGCGGATGAGTAGCAGTGATCGTGAGACGGAGATTAACATGTACCGAAGTGGGTCTGCACCACCCACCGTTGAAGGATCGTTGAATGCTGTTTCAGGCTTGTTTGACGGTGGCATTTCCGAACAAGAGTTGAGGTCTGATCCAGCTTATGCTGACTATTATCATGCTAATGTTAATCTCAACCCTAGGTTACCCCCACCGCTTTTAAACAAGGATGATTGGCGGTTTTCCCAGCAGCGGTTGCACGGTGGGGGTGGGGGCTCTGCTATTGGGGATATGAGGAAGATGAAGAAAGATAATGGGAATGCCGGAAATGCGCAGGGTATGGCGGAGTGGGGCGGCAACGGGCTTATCGGGTTGCCGGGTTTGGGTTTAGGGAGTAGGCAAAAGAGCATTGCTGAGATCATTCAGGTTATAATTTTTGTTTATATTGTTATGAAAGTTGATATCTTTAGATGTTACATTGTATTTGTTCATATAATTTGTGTGTTAATTTTTTGTATATGGTATTGGTTATCGGATATAGGATGATATGAGTCAGGCTGCTTCTGGTTCTAGGCAACCGTCTCGTCCAGCTAGCCGTAACGCATTTGATGAAAATGCCGATATTTCCGATTCCCATTTTGGGCATCTTCAGGGGATGGGATCTGGGTCACACGCCTATGCGTCGGCTCTGGGTTCATCTTTGTCGAGAAGCAACACTCCTGACCCTCAGCTCATggctcgatcggctagcccaTTGTTGCCTGCGGTTGGGGGAGGTAGGATAAACGGGCCTGCAGATTTGGTGAACGGTTTCTCCGGTTTGAGTCTTTCGACTAATGGTATGGCGGATGAAGAGACGCAGTTACCGGCTCGAGTTCAAAACACTGCGCAATTGGGTAAAGGATCGTATCACCATATGGGCAAAGGTGGCGGGCCTAGCAATGGTCACGGGTCACCTGTGAATTCATACATGAAAGGGCCCACGGGCACCAATGGTTCAGGAAACTCTCCTTCTCGATATCAGAATCTTGATAGTCCAAGTTCGTCCTTTTACGGTTTAGGTGGCGGTAATGGTTATACGATGAATCCCGCATCACCAACCATGATGGCAAACCATGTTGGTGGTGTAAATTTGCCGCCTTTATATGACAATGCCGCTGTAGCAGCGGCAATGGGCTGTGAGTTTGGTTTAGGAGCTAATAGACTTATGGATCCGTTGTATCTTCAAAACTTAAGATCAAGTGAATATATATCGGCGTTGAATGATGCAACGATCGATCGGGAATTACTAGCAATTCAGAAAGCTTACCTGGCGGGTCTATTATCTCCTCAAAAGTCTCAGTATGGTCTTAACCATGGTTACTATGGAAGCCCTGGTTATGGGCTTGGGATGTCCTATCCCGGAAGCCCATTGGGCAGCCCACTTTTGCCCAACTCTGCTTTTGGGCCTGGTAGTCCTGCCCGACATGGTGACCGGAGCTTGAGGTTTCCTTCCGGGATACGTAATATAGTCGGTGAAAGTTTTGCATCTTCTTTGCTAGATGAGTTCAAGAGCAATAAGACCAAATGTTTTGAGCTTTCGGAAATTGCGGGGCATGTTGTTGAATTCAGGTTCTATCTTTTTGCCTTTTGATTTTTTACAATTTCAATCCGCACATCTAAATAGCACTTGTATAATGTGTTTTTGAGCAGTGCGGATCAATTTGGAAGTCGGTTTATTCAACAAAAGCTTGAAACCGCTACAACAGAAGAGAAAGATATGGTGTTTAATGAAATTATGCCTCAAGCTTACTCACTAATGACTGACGTATTCGGCAATTATGTCGTCCAGAAGGTAGGGTATGCATATCTGTTTAGAAGTTACTTTGTGTTGTGGGATAAATTTATCATTAATCATTAATAATTTACTTTTGTATATTAGTTTTTCGAACACGGAAGTGCTACTCAAGTAAGAGAACTGGCTGATCAGCTCACTGGGCATGTTCTAACACTTAGTCTTCAGATGTATGGTTGTCGGGTTATCCAAAAGGTAAATTGAACACTTTGGTTGTTTTTTATATGATCAAACGTCTTTAAATTCGTTTCATGTAGGCTATCGAGGTTGTTGATCTTGCCCAACAAACAAAGATGGTTACGGAGCTTGATGGTCACGTAATGCGTTGTGTACGTGATCAAAACGGCAACCATGTTATTCAAAAGTGTATTGAATGTGTACCGGAAAATGCTATCCATTTTATCATCTCTACTTTTTATGATCAAGTTGTAACATTGTCAACTCATCCGTATGGTTGTCGTGTCATACAggtaaaaataattattattaatatttggATGACtgatttttaaaattatttattcaATATTTTATGTAACAGAGAGTCTTGGAACATTGTCATGACCCTAAAACACAAAGCTTAGTGATGGATGAAATCTTGAAATCTATTAACATGCTGGCGCAAGATCAATACGGAAATTACGTCGTCCAGGTACGTTGTTGAGATTGCATGCATCATAAAAAATTGGTGTAATTATATCAACATTTTTCAATTACTGTTGATATTCTGACAGCATGTACTGGAACATGGAAAGCCGCATGAACGTAAATGTATTATAGATCAACTAACCGGGCAGATAGTTCAGATGAGTCAACAGAAATTTGCCTCAAATGTTGTTGAGAAATGTTTGACTTTTGGTACACCTGAACAACGCCAGACCCTTGTCACCGAAATGCTCGGCACCACTGATGAAAATGAACCGCTTCAGGTTAGTCTGTTAACTGGCTCATGTTTCAtaaacataaaattaaaaaaaaaaccgctATGTATTTATAGTGGTTTGTTTTATGATGTCAGGTGATGATGAAGGATCAGTTTGCTAATTATGTTGTGCAGAAAGTTCTAGAAACATGCGACGACCAACAACTCGAGATGATTCTTAATCGTATCAAGGTTCATTTAAACGCCCTCAAGAAATATACTTATGGAAAACACATAGTTGCCCGTGTTGAGAAACTTGTTGCTGCTGGAGGTACATTCTCCTTAAACTTTCATCTTTTGTGTTTGACTTTTAAGGGTCAAATAACATTTTTTGTCTTTCAAATAACATTATATAGTTGGGTTTATTAACAAGCTTGTCTGATGACTTTCCAGAAAGGAGGATTGGGGCTATGGCGGCCAGCGCGACTAGTGCTTAATGTAAGGTGATGGGAGAGTTGTACAGCTAACTGAGAGTGGAGTATGATGGTTTGTTTTTAACATCCAGCTGAGAGAGAGATGATGTTTTGCAAATAAAAAAGGGGTTGTAGCTATGAAACATGTACATTGTTAGTTTTAAGGAAGGATATATGTATACCTAGGACTCGAGTCTTTAGCCAAGGCTCGGAGGGTGAAACACACCCGAGGCCGCCCCGTTGCTGAGGTTACAACATAAGTTTGTGTTTGTGTATGTGGTGATTGTTGAGGCTGTACAAACTGTATGGGTTTTTATCATCAATGTTTATGTTTTTCTTGCATATCATGTTTTGCTGTTAAtgtatttgtttttgttttgagtGCTTCTTAAAAGCtggtaggggtgtaaacgagccaggCCGAAGCCGAGCCTTCCGTTACTCGTGTTCGGCTCGGTTTGAGTCGGCTTATTTGAGCTTGAGCTCAGCTCgtgagtaaaacccaaagctcgagttCGGCTCGACTTGGTTTGAGTCTAGTTATTTGAGCTCAAGCttggctcgcgagtaaaacccaaagctcgaatTTGGCTCGAGCGAGTCCGCTGACATCCGCCGCAGGGTAAACCACCGCCTCTCAGGTCCCCCGACTGATTCTACCATAGAGGCCAACGATAGacaataacccccccccccccccccccccccgaacaCAGTTTACAACTTTCATCGTACTGTGCTCTCCAAAGAGCAACTCTTCTCAAAATCTCACTCAAAAGGTGCTGAGTTGGAATCGTATTCTAATTCTAACTAAGGATTCTTATGGTTCCGGAGGATCCATCTACAGGAGAACCAGGAACGGAGAGCTTTCCCCCCCTTTTCCGCCGACTCTTTGGCCTTAAGAACGCTGGTTTTAAGAATGAGTGATTGCCCTTCTCCGACCCTTACTGCCCAACCTGAGAGCGGACAGCTAATGCATTCCACTTATTGAACAGGGTTCTATGGTCGATTCGTGACCCCTGGATGCCGAAGGCGTCCTTGGGGTAATCTCGTAGTTCCTACGGGGTGGAGATGATGGGGTCGGTCCATGGATTTTCCTTCCTTTTGCCGTAAACTATAAGATAAGTAAGTCTCTCTAGACCATACAAGTGCACGTCGAGCCTATGCGAAGGGTTTGGTTAAGATATGCCAAATTCCACCAAGTATACAAATGGAACTTAACCATACATGGCCTCCTATTATATCTTCCAAATCGTCTACACTAACAATCCATCCTTCCCCCCAAAGGGCgattttagtaaataaccaaATATGATACTTGGGCTAAGCGTCAAGTTGGTGATTTTTCTTACATCTCCTCCTCTTGGAGCCCAAGTATCATATACGCCCCCAAAATAAAGAGCCTTGAATACTAGAAGAAAAGCACCTAGACCTAACAAGATTAAATGAATACCTAAAATTGTGGTCATTTTATTTCTATCTTTCCATACATAACCGAAGAATGGAAAAGATTCTTCAAGCGTCTTAGGTCCTAAAAGTGCATGATAAATACCGCCAAAGCCCAATACTGCAAAGGAAATTAAATGAAGTACTCAAGATACAAAGTATGGAAAAGTATCTATAACTTCCCCACCAGGACCTACCCCCAACCTAGAGTAGCTAGGTGATGAAGTAAAATTAATCCTTGTTCATACATAGGCTTTTCTGGTACGAAATGAGCCACTTTAAATATATTCATTGCTCCGGCCCAGAATACGATTAATCCGGCATGGGCTACATGAGCCCCTAGTAGTTTACCGGATAAATTGATAAGCTGGGCATTCCCGGCCCACCAAGCGAAACCAGTGGTTTCTTGGTCACGACCAGCTAAAGCTAAAGTTCCATTAAAGAGCGTTTCCACCGGGTAGAACCTCCTCAGGGAATATAAGGTTTTCATGATGCTAATCTTGAGCCGCCAGTTTGAGAACAATTTCAAACGAGCTAAAAGCCAAAGCTCGGCTCACCAATGTTAGTAGTTATACAGACCAAAGTTGAAACCGACTTGGGCTTTACAATATTGGGTTAGGGTTAtattgagaacgctaaatattgcgagaactgTAAGAACagatgaaaaaaccaatcaaaactattttttttttaatacaaacctcattgtaattaaaataAACACCAAAAAACGAATTTACAAGATCAAATTCTTTATTACTTACACATGTGCAAATTTTCTTTagttacgaattcacgtaaatttaaatgtataaatttaatttctaacattaTATTTGAATAATGATGATAAGAGcaaaaaaattgaatttgaattgtttgtgaccaagttctcgtggttttttcattcgttctcatggttctcacaatatttagcataatatttagcgttctcatttaaacatTCCCCTATATAGAATAAGGATCTGTTAAGAACCACTCTTTACTGCGAGCACCGCGAGAACtagtgtgaacacaaccaaaaatacctaaaaaaaaattaaaaacacacaaaagtatttttttttataaaaaattgctTAATTTCATCACTAAAAAAACTGAACAACAGTACCAATGCACacgcatgcacatgtgcattggtaCTGTTGTTCATTTTTTTAGTGACGAAATTTagcgattttaataaaaaaatgaacaaaaagtactgttgcacatgtgcatgcgtatgcatatgcacatgtgcatcggtACTGTTGTTCAATTTTTTTAGCCACGAAATTTAGTTCCAAATACAACGTAATGAAATGTGATTCAATCATTGAATGATTGTATTAGTTCCAAATCCTAATGATCGATCCATTGACTTACTTTTATTCTTTCAAAAGAATTTCTTGGTTTTCTTCCCATTTATCCAAACGTTTGTTAGTTTTTTCAcctgattttataaaaattgtaattggtttataaaaattataaaattgaaAAGGGTCGTATCTTagtttataataatttttttgtGCTATTTGAATGTTACACCAGTTCTTTTAAATTTCTTCAAAACTTCAAAGGTAAGCATTTAGATTTATGGTAAAACCTTATCTTTTAGGGGGTTTCAAATAGACCCACTGAATATTTTCTCATATTCATTACGCTTTGATTCTTAAATGACTTTCAAAAAGAAGATTCAAGCCAATTAACCTTCGATTGATTTGATATTTGAAATTCAAATCCACTTTATTTGTTTCTAACAAGAAGATTCAACCCGGTTAGTCAGATTGTCTATTTGTTCAATTTTAGTAATAGTTTTTCGAATATTCTTAAACGATTGTTGGACATTGTGTTGGTAAATCAGTTTACAGagtttgtgtttttatttttaaaatttgatgAAGGATTTGCGTTTTCTTAATGTGTTTCAAAACATGATGTAGTCAGATTGTGTTTTATTTCTATGTAGCACCGATTACAGAGACCTTGAGCACAAAGGTTGCACTCCTTGGTGGATCCCGTTTGTCTTCTACACGCGGATTCTTTTGAGTCTGGCCCGGTTTAATTCGATAATCTTTGTTGTAAGTTATGCTTTGGATTCAGTAGTTATTTTATTTTTGGATTTATAAAATTTCACCTTCACCATTGGAGTGTGAAATTAGAGTTTCCTGGACCTCTTTTTACAATTGCTTCTGGTCTATTGCCCTTTGAGTCGAAAGAGTTTGCTTTTAAAATCATCGAGCATGATTGGTATAATCTAATATCATATATAATTTGTTATAAAAGGTGGCAGTGGGCTGTTAAGATGGAGCCGCGACGGTCGCCAAAAAGTGACACCCGGTGATTGAAATACGGAGCAACGTTTCGGGTGGTTTCTAGACCCTATCGAGTTGTTAAAAGCTTTGGTGTGATTTGGTGATGAGAGGCCATCACTCGTGTTCAATTTATAGGTATTTAGGGGctgtgtgtcacaccccaaccaatggcagaatcatcggggcgcggcactgagcgaaacagattgtccagaagtttccacaacaactattattacaaattcagttaaatgatacgtcccataccgtatcccaaataaataaacaagttatcatagaaagcaactaggcaaataattccgttccgacaactcagattcaattattattacagacaattgtttattatttctagactccctagcctcgatttcatcaccacgcgcctaagcatcctagcaacttaagcacctgtcacatacgttaaaatagagtcaatacataaaatgtaaaggtgagcacataagtttgataatagcatatagagttcgaatagtttacgcgtaaccaggcacgtacacagaggaaaacgaagcatgttaattatcgacatgggaccatcggtaccaacgattgcgggttgaccgtccgagacggtttgcaatacatgattaccaccgtaatccatgcaagtgattgtccttaacaacccccgtgtgaacgggtgctgagtccaaactatagtactatgttgctaaggcaggtagatagcactccacgtgtaaacataataaacagcattcatttagtcaagtagcacatgcaaatggttagcgttcaaatagtttgtgtttgattgtgacttgataggtaacgtatgtaacacccaaatgtgctaaaagcaaaaagggatcaagtatactcacagtgattgattatggattgaagggagcgctgagagtagggttagcctgaatagttcgatagtacaacaatgagtaacgtggaaaatgCAAACAAATGcggatggatcgaataggctggtcgatcgaacggcaggttcgatcgaacgggctgttcggtcggctggtatatccgattggacagcctggttcgatcggccggtaggctcgatcggctgggccattcgagtggattgtttcttcctctagtgtgtttgtgtttgggGATTTGAACTttcgaagttttcgttgtagtatatgagaacactgaagtgttcttacctttcaagtcgatcgatcgaacggttcgttcgatcggccggcttaatcgatcggctgggaacttttgaagtgattctcaacagaatgtcactcgatcgaacagactattcgatcggctggcattccctactacgaatgagttgtgaaaacgattaagtgttgaagagtagtatctcatgatccgaagagtaatgttcaccaaacgcagttcgatcgaacatccctTCCTCGATACTatgcttcatgaaattttaaagtgtgggaccatgtgctagccgtccggctggcccggtcgatcggctggtatgtccgatcggctaggctgttcgaacagcctagccgttcggccaacatcactgacctggtcggcctttcgtctaacacttggctgtttggttacatgtcattatatcgaggtagtttggtAACAggttgaactatgataccttcgttcttactcatctctccggctcggacaggaatcacccaaatccgtccgttgagcggttcggaacgtcggcttagagtttaacccactatcggtgaacctcgtagatagaacccgaatcctgaaccatccaaccattggaatgatcggtgggttcgctcaggctccgtttctaccggtttgaaggcattgagtgtaaaagagttgaaagaaagttgggattccttctttcaatccttcacaacttgtggatgtttagatctttgatagatcttaacttgtttatgtggaaatcggttagatctaagctattcatggttgaatgaggccaaagtttgatgttcttcaagaacaccatgatgacatcacccaagaacacctagatcttggtgatttcacggttagaatccaagatTTGAAAGACAGAAAGGTGTggaatcatgcaatgatcaaaaacgtacaagaattagagtgaaaacttaccggagttgagagaaatctgagaaaaggtgaagaataggagctggccggtcagaactttccaaaagtggaaatgaagacaaggacaaccctatttataggcttccaaaaggggaaagtggcagccgatcggccaggagctccgatcgaatgggttgctcgatcggctggcaagatgctagccgatcggctggcctgttcgatcaggatgcctcctgttcgatccgcgacacactttgagtattttgcgacgattttcggcgtttcgatttcgatggacgatgatacgaatacgatagagtttctagtcaaattatttttaatcccaaccactatatctaacatacaatcttctataagtcacgtttcgatgtcggtttcgattgagttcgattgcttttcgagtttcgatttgattttcgattgattcgcttgaataccgcaccaaacataaagtaaacatgcacaagtaacacataaggcacacacacacgtatatccATACCGGGGTTCACacaattcgagtctcgagttttgattgatgaatcgattagcttgattatggattgatcaactttatcgcattgttacttcctactaatcacagtcgtaaatcggtcgcattgattaaacattcgatcatttcatctATACAAcccttactccacataatacaaaaataaaaagaacattaatagtcaaagaagtcaaagttgacttggactttgactttggcattcgaaaacacggggtgttacactgtGTGGATGGTTAAAAAGTCCCAAAAAGACAACGGTAATAGGCTCTCAAAACTAGACAACAAAGTCACACTTTCGGGCGTGATTTCGAGACAACATTGTGTGGTACAATGCAGCAGTGAGTTGGGATCTTTTGTAGTTGTTCGAGAGGTGCTTCATGGTCAGAAACTCTCTACAAACAACTACGGTAAGTGTTGGTAAGGGCTGCCAAAACAGATCGAGAACGTGAAGAAAACCATGATTGCGATTTTCATTTTTCCATTCATGTGTTGAACGAAAAAGTGGTTTTCTAAAATATAAGTTCTTCGGTATGATTTAGGTTTCGGTAAAGGTAAACAATATATCTATTTACATATAATAAATGACAAGGTTTCCAAGAACATAATCCGTTAGAAGTAAGATTTCCTGTGCAAGTTTtatgatcattagttaactttgGTTAACTATACCAgtcttatattttttttattaattgctTAGGGGCAAATATGTTTCTGAACTTGAAGAGATGAATAATGAGGTGACTCAGTTACAGGTAAAGGTTGAAAGCTTTACTATGCAAGAGAATACATTGGATGAAAGAATGAGGTTAATTGATTAATTCTTACATTTTCCTTCTACAGATTCCATACTACAGACCACCTCACCTGAAGTTGTTCTTGGATATATGTATCCTTGAAATCGAAATTtgtttttgtattattattatcatGAGTTTTTGTGTTTTGCTAACCAGATCCCTGCCCTAAAACGGCCACGGTTAACACCAACTTTATAAAATAAAagttttttaaataatatattttttgttAATTATTAACCACCCAACCACATTCTAAGGTTGCTCTTTCTATTATCCAAACTCTTTTTGAAGTCAAGGCAGAAAAGGTCTGTTTAGTGGCGTCGTGGTTTAGACATGGGTTGGATGGAATTACGTGGGTATGGTGCTAGAAAAGACAGGTATTAACTCACGTTGAAGCTGCTGGACTGCAGAAAATGATGGCTTTTCTGCTGAATGTATGCATGTCTTCAACTAAGGATCGCTGTTAATGGGGTCTTCACTCATCAACCGAttgaatataaaaaaattaagtaGAGACGATGAATCATTCATCAAGTGAAGTGAGTTTTGCTTGATCTATATTATCTCATATATACGTTTGTTGTTGTAGTTTGAGTGAGAATGTTGTGTGTAGAGATTCTAAGTGATATTATAGAATTAAACTCTCTTACTTTCTATAGAATGATGCCAATATGTTATTGAATATTGTAGGATAGTCGCAGTGGAACTTCTAATGTTTGGTTCTAAAAAATTTGACCACTGGAAAAAAAGTGAATCCATAAGAAAAAAATTGGAtccgtgtaacacctcgaaaaatttcgtccaataatgtcttgacacgtgtcataaggttccggtatgtgaaaacaaactttagagggactaaaagtgacaaacagtgaaaactatggaacgtaagggtccaaagtgtcaacaatggaagAATAGACTCTAGATAATccaacataatgtttataaccttaaacggatggttcatggatcatacgacgcagaaattgcacaaaagtgaggaattacaaactataggggccaaaagtgtcaacatgttgaatttatacctctgagtgaacttttggcagacccgaagctttttaatgctaaaatatactcactagaatatgtggtaaaaatttcgtgaagtttcgataacgtatgagaaagttatggccaaaaccgtacttgaggggctaaaagcgtcaacgtcgaatttcatggcttttcggttgagcgcaaagttatccgaggacattaccatgttggtaaatgtcctaagattcttaaaaaccaagtttgggggtttacgggtcaaaataagtagccgaaacatcgcgtgcaagaacagggaccaaatctgccaagtgTGAAAGTTGTTTGGCTAACCAGcaggccaggcgacccgcctggacatgaccaagcgggccgcgtgagactatCAGATGCTGAGTTCGCGAAATATTTGCATTCTGGTCCATTTTTGAAGTGTAAAACAGCTAATACcacctccttttgcaccaattaaatcccttgcatgcctaggacaaCAGTAAGCTCTCTATAACCTCTGAATTCCCCTCATAAAGCAGATCATTCATTCATTTTCTTGGCACTTGCATTGTATCAAGAACACCCAAACtttgcaaaagctctcaaggcattctggagcaattctgaacgacaaggcaacatcctagtgttaactaagcttcattaggacctttgtaagcttctatatcagtttataattcgttcttgctttgattattagttaaaagtcaaatcgttgttcatatagtttgacttttcgattaaaagagttttgctctgtcatttctcaaattgaaaccactgagatgttggtatttatgtgggaaacaaaccctcaaaagggtattcacTGATTCCCAccttatgcatgctaattgtcgagtcaaagttgtttctaaaaagtcaacagaagttgtttttgcaaaaataagctcaaatggtaatgtagaggacatgcaatctgtttgatcatcatgaataacttataatatatgtaagaaggtgttttatcatgatcaactcgacaatctttagtataaacccggattggaaccgaaagtcttataaaacgactttttcgtagactatcgattcggatccgtgcatgcatgtttgagatctgtattagagcatattttgaaccatttatattttagtataactttctggaattttttaTATCTCGAGTCTATATTTTGaaccatggatctttcatacccctacaccagtcacctcaccactacccagcaccagtttatcagggcctgtataaccctgatgcctacttggatgaaccagtgggtcataacccactaggacctgaagaccacttctctggtggtaacgagatggaggtcgacgaggacactgacccttccctgccaccgtccggcacgcctaaccatcccattgagatattggatgggtcaccatacaggggatcaccattcaatggtgttgacagctacgaggagaggtttaaaCAGCATGATTGGTTTTATACCCCCAGCCACCACAACTCTCCTATGCACCAGTCTTACCACGGTTCTCCCGTGCACTCTCAGCAccactcccagcagcagcagcctc
This genomic stretch from Helianthus annuus cultivar XRQ/B chromosome 8, HanXRQr2.0-SUNRISE, whole genome shotgun sequence harbors:
- the LOC110872610 gene encoding pumilio homolog 1 translates to MMTDSYSKMMSEIGMRSSNEELGLLKRMSSSDRETEINMYRSGSAPPTVEGSLNAVSGLFDGGISEQELRSDPAYADYYHANVNLNPRLPPPLLNKDDWRFSQQRLHGGGGGSAIGDMRKMKKDNGNAGNAQGMAEWGGNGLIGLPGLGLGSRQKSIAEIIQDDMSQAASGSRQPSRPASRNAFDENADISDSHFGHLQGMGSGSHAYASALGSSLSRSNTPDPQLMARSASPLLPAVGGGRINGPADLVNGFSGLSLSTNGMADEETQLPARVQNTAQLGKGSYHHMGKGGGPSNGHGSPVNSYMKGPTGTNGSGNSPSRYQNLDSPSSSFYGLGGGNGYTMNPASPTMMANHVGGVNLPPLYDNAAVAAAMGCEFGLGANRLMDPLYLQNLRSSEYISALNDATIDRELLAIQKAYLAGLLSPQKSQYGLNHGYYGSPGYGLGMSYPGSPLGSPLLPNSAFGPGSPARHGDRSLRFPSGIRNIVGESFASSLLDEFKSNKTKCFELSEIAGHVVEFSADQFGSRFIQQKLETATTEEKDMVFNEIMPQAYSLMTDVFGNYVVQKFFEHGSATQVRELADQLTGHVLTLSLQMYGCRVIQKAIEVVDLAQQTKMVTELDGHVMRCVRDQNGNHVIQKCIECVPENAIHFIISTFYDQVVTLSTHPYGCRVIQRVLEHCHDPKTQSLVMDEILKSINMLAQDQYGNYVVQHVLEHGKPHERKCIIDQLTGQIVQMSQQKFASNVVEKCLTFGTPEQRQTLVTEMLGTTDENEPLQVMMKDQFANYVVQKVLETCDDQQLEMILNRIKVHLNALKKYTYGKHIVARVEKLVAAGERRIGAMAASATSA